From the Pseudomonas sp. SORT22 genome, one window contains:
- the fusA gene encoding elongation factor G, which yields MARTTPIELYRNIGIVAHVDAGKTTTTERILFYTGVNHKMGEVHDGAATMDWMAQEQERGITITSAATTAFWQGSTKQFPDKYRFNIIDTPGHVDFTIEVERSLRVLDGAVVVFSGADGVEPQSETVWRQANKYHVPRLAYVNKMDRQGADFLRVVKQIDQRLGHHPVPIQLSIGAEEHFAGQIDLVKMKAIYWNDDDQGTSYREEEIPADMLALANEWRAHMVEAAAEANDEFMELYLNGQELSNEQIKAGLRQRTLANQIVPAICGSSFKNKGVPLMLDAVIDYLPAPSEIPAINGTDPDHEDKHLERHADDNEPFSALAFKIATDPFVGTLTFARVYSGVLSSGNAVLNSVKGKKERIGRMVQMHANQRAEIKDVCAGDIAALIGMKDVTTGDTLCDINQPIILERMDFPDPVISVAVEPKTKADQEKMGIALSKLAQEDPSFRVRTDEETAQTIISGMGELHLDIIVDRMRREFGVEANIGKPQVAYREKIRNTCEIEGKFVRQSGGRGQYGHCWIRFAPGDEGKEGLEFVNEVVGGVVPREYIPAIQKGIEEQMQNGVLAGYPLIGLKATVFDGSYHDVDSNEMAFKVAASMATKQLKDKGGAVLLEPVMKVEVVTPEEYQGDIMGDLSRRRGMIQEGGETPAGKVVRAEVPLGEMFGYSTQMRSMTQGRASYTMEFTKYAEAPASISEAIIKKQG from the coding sequence ATGGCGCGCACCACCCCTATCGAGCTGTACCGCAACATCGGCATCGTCGCCCATGTTGACGCCGGCAAGACCACCACCACCGAACGCATCCTGTTCTACACCGGGGTCAACCACAAGATGGGCGAGGTGCACGACGGCGCCGCAACCATGGACTGGATGGCCCAGGAGCAAGAGCGCGGCATCACCATCACTTCGGCGGCGACCACGGCGTTCTGGCAGGGCTCGACCAAGCAGTTCCCCGACAAGTACCGCTTCAACATCATCGACACCCCCGGCCACGTCGATTTCACCATCGAGGTCGAGCGCTCGCTGCGCGTGCTCGACGGCGCGGTGGTGGTGTTCAGCGGCGCCGATGGCGTCGAGCCGCAATCGGAAACAGTCTGGCGCCAGGCCAACAAGTACCATGTGCCGCGCCTGGCCTACGTCAACAAAATGGACCGCCAGGGCGCGGACTTTCTGCGCGTGGTCAAGCAGATCGACCAGCGCCTGGGCCACCACCCGGTGCCGATCCAGCTGTCGATCGGCGCCGAGGAACATTTCGCCGGGCAGATTGACCTGGTGAAGATGAAGGCCATCTACTGGAACGACGACGACCAGGGCACCAGCTACCGCGAAGAAGAGATTCCCGCCGACATGCTCGCGCTTGCCAACGAATGGCGCGCGCACATGGTCGAGGCCGCCGCCGAGGCCAACGACGAGTTCATGGAGCTGTACCTCAACGGCCAGGAGCTGAGCAACGAGCAGATCAAGGCCGGCCTGCGCCAGCGCACCCTGGCCAACCAGATCGTCCCGGCGATCTGCGGCTCGTCGTTCAAGAACAAGGGCGTGCCGCTGATGCTCGACGCGGTCATCGACTACCTGCCGGCGCCCTCGGAAATCCCGGCGATCAACGGCACCGACCCGGACCACGAAGACAAGCACCTGGAACGCCATGCCGACGACAACGAACCGTTCTCGGCGCTGGCGTTCAAGATCGCCACCGACCCCTTCGTCGGCACCCTGACCTTCGCCCGGGTCTACTCCGGCGTGCTCAGCTCCGGCAATGCCGTGCTCAATTCGGTCAAGGGCAAGAAGGAGCGGATCGGGCGCATGGTGCAGATGCACGCCAACCAGCGCGCCGAGATCAAGGACGTGTGCGCCGGCGACATCGCCGCGCTGATCGGCATGAAGGACGTCACCACCGGCGACACCCTCTGTGACATCAACCAGCCGATCATCCTCGAGCGCATGGACTTCCCCGACCCGGTGATCTCGGTGGCGGTCGAGCCGAAAACCAAGGCCGACCAGGAGAAAATGGGCATCGCCCTGAGCAAGCTGGCCCAGGAAGACCCGTCGTTTCGCGTGCGTACCGACGAAGAGACGGCGCAGACGATCATCTCCGGCATGGGCGAGTTGCACCTGGACATCATCGTCGACCGCATGCGCCGCGAGTTCGGCGTCGAGGCCAATATCGGCAAGCCGCAGGTGGCCTACCGCGAGAAGATCCGCAACACCTGCGAGATCGAAGGCAAGTTCGTTCGCCAGTCCGGCGGTCGCGGCCAGTACGGCCACTGCTGGATCCGCTTCGCCCCGGGCGATGAAGGCAAAGAGGGCCTGGAGTTCGTCAACGAAGTGGTCGGCGGCGTAGTGCCGCGTGAATACATCCCGGCGATCCAGAAAGGTATCGAAGAACAAATGCAAAACGGCGTGCTCGCCGGTTATCCGCTGATCGGCCTCAAGGCTACGGTGTTCGACGGCTCGTACCACGACGTCGACTCCAACGAGATGGCCTTCAAGGTCGCCGCCTCCATGGCCACCAAACAGCTGAAAGATAAAGGCGGTGCAGTACTGCTGGAGCCGGTGATGAAGGTCGAAGTGGTGACCCCCGAAGAATACCAGGGCGACATCATGGGCGACCTCAGCCGGCGCCGCGGGATGATCCAGGAAGGCGGCGAAACCCCGGCGGGCAAGGTAGTGCGCGCGGAAGTGCCGCTGGGCGAGATGTTCGGCTACTCCACGCAGATGCGCTCGATGACCCAGGGCCGCGCCAGCTACACCATGGAGTTCACCAAGTACGCCGAGGCGCCGGCGAGCATCAGTGAGGCGATCATCAAGAAACAAGGCTGA
- the ligD gene encoding DNA ligase D gives MAKPLQEYARKRNFDATPEPAGHQRSGKKTAHALQYCIQKHDASHLHYDFRLELDGTLKSWAIPKGPSLDPKVRRLAVHVEDHPLDYASFEGTIPEGHYGAGDVIVWDRGVWIPEEDPHKAYAKGKLRFRLQGEKLSGIWNLFRTHLAGKKEQWLLIKSDDAQARPQADYDILEAEPDSVVSERTLPTRTPKADGNSELGGAKKAALPASLKPQLATLVETPPEGDWRYEVKFDGYRILARIEGDEVRLFTRNGHDWTARLPRQAKALARLGLHSAWLDGEMVVANEHGVADFQALQNAFDQQRDEQILYYLFDVPYLNGMDLRQCPLEQRRAALAKVLEKADEKRLRFSADFDQSVESLLDSACKMQMEGLIGKRLGSSYLNRRSSDWIKLKCKQRQEFVIVGFTEPKGSREAFGALLLALHDDRGELRYAGKVGSGFNSATLAHIHQRLKPLEVARPQFAKPPSGAEAKGVHWLKPRLLAEVAYAQMTRDGVVRHSVFHGLRDDKPAKAIGLEQPVKTPASKTSNLHLTHPDRVIDASTGISKRQVAEYYAQVAEWILPHLKRRPVALVRAPDGLAGELFFQKNAAQLNIPGLESHAKAEAGQALMIIDQARTLLGAVQMNTLELHTWNATAKDFDRPDRLILDLDPDPALPWKAMLEATQLTLALLDELGLQAFLKTSGGKGMHIVVPLTRRAGWDEVKGFSQAMVQHLAGLFPERLSAVSGPKNRVGRIFIDYLRNGKGATTVCAYSIRAREGLPVSVPIRREELTELKGANQWNLLNLGERLAAGDDPWAGYGQVRQSISKELRRRMGVES, from the coding sequence ATGGCCAAGCCGTTGCAGGAGTACGCGCGCAAGCGCAATTTCGACGCTACCCCGGAGCCCGCAGGCCATCAGCGCAGCGGCAAAAAAACCGCCCACGCCCTGCAGTACTGCATCCAGAAACACGACGCCAGCCACCTGCACTATGACTTTCGCCTGGAGCTGGACGGCACCCTGAAAAGCTGGGCCATCCCCAAGGGCCCGTCGCTGGACCCCAAGGTCCGGCGCCTGGCCGTGCACGTCGAAGACCACCCGCTGGACTACGCCAGTTTCGAAGGCACCATCCCCGAAGGTCATTACGGTGCCGGTGATGTGATCGTCTGGGACCGTGGGGTATGGATTCCCGAAGAAGATCCACACAAGGCCTATGCCAAGGGCAAGCTGCGCTTTCGCCTGCAGGGCGAGAAACTCTCGGGCATCTGGAACCTGTTTCGCACTCACCTGGCCGGCAAGAAGGAGCAGTGGCTGCTGATCAAGTCCGACGATGCCCAGGCGCGCCCGCAGGCCGACTACGACATTCTCGAAGCCGAGCCGGACAGCGTGGTCAGCGAACGCACGCTGCCCACGCGCACACCCAAGGCAGACGGCAACAGCGAACTCGGCGGCGCGAAAAAAGCTGCCCTGCCCGCCTCGCTCAAGCCGCAACTGGCCACCCTGGTAGAGACGCCGCCCGAGGGCGACTGGCGCTACGAAGTCAAGTTCGACGGCTACCGCATCCTCGCCCGCATCGAAGGTGACGAGGTGCGCCTGTTCACCCGCAACGGCCATGACTGGACCGCCAGGCTGCCCCGGCAAGCCAAGGCCCTGGCCAGGCTCGGCCTGCACTCGGCCTGGCTCGATGGCGAGATGGTGGTGGCCAACGAGCACGGCGTCGCGGATTTCCAGGCCCTGCAGAATGCCTTCGACCAGCAACGCGACGAGCAGATCCTCTATTACCTGTTCGATGTGCCCTACCTCAACGGCATGGACCTGCGCCAGTGCCCGCTGGAGCAACGGCGTGCGGCGTTGGCAAAGGTGCTGGAAAAGGCCGATGAAAAGCGCCTGCGCTTTTCCGCCGACTTTGACCAGAGCGTCGAATCGCTGCTCGACAGCGCCTGCAAAATGCAGATGGAAGGCCTGATCGGCAAGCGCCTGGGCAGCAGCTACCTGAACCGGCGCAGCAGCGACTGGATCAAGCTCAAGTGCAAGCAGCGCCAGGAGTTCGTCATCGTCGGCTTTACCGAGCCCAAGGGCTCGCGCGAGGCCTTCGGCGCGCTGCTGCTGGCCCTGCATGATGACCGCGGCGAGCTGCGCTATGCCGGCAAGGTCGGCAGCGGGTTCAACAGCGCGACCCTGGCCCATATTCACCAGCGCCTCAAACCCCTCGAAGTGGCCAGGCCGCAGTTTGCCAAGCCGCCCAGCGGCGCCGAGGCCAAAGGTGTGCACTGGCTCAAGCCAAGGCTGCTGGCCGAGGTCGCCTATGCGCAGATGACCCGCGACGGCGTGGTCCGCCATTCGGTGTTCCATGGCCTGCGCGACGACAAACCGGCCAAGGCCATTGGCCTGGAGCAACCCGTGAAAACCCCGGCAAGCAAAACGTCCAACCTGCACCTGACCCACCCCGACCGCGTCATCGACGCCAGCACCGGCATCAGCAAGCGCCAGGTCGCCGAGTACTACGCCCAGGTCGCCGAGTGGATCCTGCCGCACCTCAAGCGCCGCCCGGTGGCGCTGGTGCGCGCACCCGATGGCCTGGCCGGCGAGCTGTTCTTCCAGAAGAACGCCGCGCAATTGAACATCCCGGGCCTTGAAAGCCACGCCAAGGCCGAAGCCGGCCAGGCGCTGATGATCATCGACCAGGCCCGGACCCTGCTCGGCGCGGTGCAGATGAACACCCTCGAGCTGCACACCTGGAACGCCACCGCCAAGGATTTCGACAGGCCCGACCGCCTGATCCTCGACCTCGACCCCGACCCGGCGCTGCCGTGGAAGGCCATGCTCGAAGCCACCCAGCTGACCCTTGCATTGCTCGACGAACTGGGCTTGCAAGCGTTCCTCAAGACCAGCGGCGGCAAGGGCATGCACATTGTCGTGCCGCTGACCCGGCGCGCCGGCTGGGACGAGGTCAAAGGCTTCAGCCAGGCCATGGTCCAGCACCTGGCCGGGCTGTTCCCCGAGCGCCTGTCGGCGGTGTCCGGACCGAAGAACCGGGTCGGGCGGATCTTCATCGACTACCTGCGCAACGGTAAAGGCGCGACCACGGTTTGCGCCTATTCGATCCGCGCCCGCGAAGGGCTGCCGGTGTCGGTGCCGATTCGCCGTGAAGAGCTGACCGAGCTTAAAGGCGCGAACCAGTGGAACCTGCTCAACCTCGGCGAACGCCTGGCCGCTGGCGATGACCCTTGGGCCGGGTATGGCCAGGTACGCCAGTCGATCAGCAAGGAACTGCGCCGGCGCATGGGGGTTGAGTCATGA
- a CDS encoding acyl-CoA dehydrogenase: MNHLELLQTFARRPQALTLDRQLQRCLEQCRETGLDQLPLPGHGRTLQRWQVLAEVAGADLALAKLFEGHTDALAIIHECAASHLDPAGSWGVWAAEPPNARVRIVRRTGNDVHLQGRKAWCSGALQIDRALLTAWDEQDRPQLVAVALNQPALRIFNDGWQAVGMAITASVDVEFNDCPAHLVGSSGQYLSRPGFWHGGAGIAACWYGAAQTLGEFLLEHCRSHEDAHAQAHLGAVDAALAGARAALHEAAAWIDGHPGSDAELSVRRLRAQVENAALCVLDHVGRALGATPFCRDSQFARLSADLPVFLRQSHAERDLAELGRQVRATPEGGWRL, from the coding sequence ATGAACCACCTGGAGCTGTTACAGACCTTCGCCCGTCGCCCGCAGGCGCTGACCCTCGACCGCCAGTTGCAACGCTGCCTGGAACAATGCCGGGAGACCGGTCTCGACCAACTGCCGCTGCCCGGCCATGGCCGCACCCTGCAGCGTTGGCAGGTACTGGCCGAGGTCGCCGGGGCTGATCTGGCCCTGGCCAAGCTGTTCGAGGGCCACACCGACGCCCTGGCGATCATCCATGAGTGCGCCGCCAGCCATCTGGACCCGGCGGGCAGTTGGGGGGTATGGGCAGCCGAGCCGCCGAATGCGCGGGTGCGTATCGTCCGTCGCACCGGCAACGACGTGCACCTGCAAGGCCGCAAGGCCTGGTGCTCCGGCGCCCTGCAGATCGACCGGGCGCTGCTCACCGCCTGGGACGAACAAGACCGTCCGCAACTGGTGGCGGTGGCCTTGAACCAACCGGCGCTGCGCATCTTCAATGACGGCTGGCAGGCGGTCGGCATGGCCATTACCGCCAGCGTCGATGTCGAGTTCAACGACTGCCCGGCGCACCTGGTCGGCAGCAGCGGCCAGTACCTGTCGCGACCGGGCTTCTGGCACGGTGGCGCTGGCATCGCTGCCTGCTGGTACGGCGCGGCGCAAACCCTGGGCGAGTTTTTGCTCGAACACTGCCGCAGCCATGAAGACGCCCACGCCCAGGCGCATCTGGGTGCAGTCGACGCTGCGCTTGCCGGTGCCCGGGCGGCCTTGCACGAAGCCGCGGCGTGGATCGACGGCCATCCCGGCAGCGATGCCGAGCTGAGCGTCCGGCGCCTGCGCGCGCAGGTCGAAAACGCCGCGCTGTGTGTGCTCGATCACGTCGGCCGGGCCCTGGGCGCGACGCCGTTCTGTCGCGACAGCCAGTTTGCCCGGCTCAGCGCCGACCTGCCGGTGTTCCTGCGCCAGAGCCATGCCGAGCGCGACCTGGCCGAGCTGGGCCGGCAAGTGCGTGCAACCCCCGAGGGAGGCTGGCGGCTATGA
- a CDS encoding PIG-L family deacetylase, whose protein sequence is MTLQPPQNPIQAPGTPLAHWQASAILQSVPAITHDQLVPVGRRLVVVAPHPDDEVLGCGGVLAGMRGREHELLLVSVSDGEASHPDSRHWTSERLRQQRPRESADALRRLGLDLSRLSWLRLGLADSAVANHERWLAERLVQLLRASDRVLTTWRLDGHCDHEAVGRACARACDTVGARLIEVPIWAWHWARPSDPRLPWQRAHKLFLDRAVLALKQQAIAAHTSQLQADEQTPPVLDREALARLQQPFELVFT, encoded by the coding sequence ATGACCCTGCAACCACCGCAAAACCCGATCCAGGCGCCGGGCACACCGCTGGCGCACTGGCAAGCGTCGGCGATCCTGCAGTCGGTGCCGGCAATTACCCATGACCAGTTGGTACCCGTTGGCAGGCGCCTGGTGGTGGTCGCCCCGCACCCGGACGACGAAGTGCTCGGCTGCGGCGGCGTGCTGGCTGGCATGCGTGGCCGTGAACACGAGTTGCTGCTGGTCTCGGTCAGCGACGGTGAGGCCAGCCACCCCGATTCGCGCCACTGGACCAGCGAACGCCTGCGCCAGCAACGCCCACGAGAAAGCGCCGATGCCCTGCGCCGCCTCGGGCTGGACCTGAGCCGCCTGAGCTGGCTGCGCCTGGGCCTGGCCGACAGCGCCGTGGCCAACCATGAACGCTGGCTGGCCGAACGCCTGGTGCAGCTACTGCGCGCCAGCGACCGGGTGCTGACCACCTGGCGCCTGGACGGCCACTGCGACCATGAAGCAGTAGGCCGCGCTTGCGCCCGCGCCTGCGACACGGTCGGTGCGCGCTTGATCGAAGTGCCGATCTGGGCCTGGCACTGGGCCCGCCCCAGCGACCCGCGGCTGCCCTGGCAGCGCGCCCACAAGCTGTTTCTCGACCGCGCGGTGCTGGCCCTCAAGCAACAGGCCATCGCCGCCCATACCAGCCAGTTGCAGGCCGACGAGCAGACCCCGCCGGTGCTTGACCGCGAGGCCCTGGCCCGCCTGCAGCAACCCTTCGAACTGGTGTTCACATGA
- a CDS encoding SAM-dependent methyltransferase, with protein MSVSASYFEHLFAHSDDPWAFRTRWYEKRKRELLLASLPRQYYGRVFEPACANGELSAALAERCESLLCQDLNATAVQLAAERLRPWPNAEVMQGCLPGDWPAGEFELIVLSEIGYYLDPGQWLEVLERATASLTSDGALLLCHWLHPIDGCPQTGHQVHELLAERLPLYRSLQHEEADFVLEYWCLQPYAIDLDEPCL; from the coding sequence ATGAGCGTCTCGGCCAGCTACTTCGAGCACCTGTTCGCGCACAGCGACGACCCCTGGGCGTTTCGCACCCGCTGGTACGAAAAACGCAAGCGCGAGCTGCTGCTGGCCAGCCTGCCGCGCCAGTACTACGGCCGCGTATTCGAGCCGGCCTGCGCCAATGGCGAACTCAGCGCCGCCCTCGCCGAGCGCTGCGAAAGCCTTTTGTGCCAGGACCTCAACGCCACCGCCGTGCAACTGGCCGCTGAACGCCTGCGGCCATGGCCCAACGCCGAGGTCATGCAAGGCTGCCTGCCTGGCGACTGGCCGGCCGGCGAGTTCGAGCTGATCGTGCTCAGCGAGATCGGCTACTACCTGGACCCCGGCCAGTGGCTGGAAGTACTGGAGCGCGCCACGGCCAGCCTGACCTCTGACGGCGCCCTGCTGCTGTGCCACTGGTTGCACCCGATCGACGGCTGCCCGCAAACCGGCCACCAGGTCCATGAACTGCTGGCGGAGCGCTTGCCGTTGTACCGCAGCCTGCAGCACGAAGAGGCCGACTTTGTTCTTGAATACTGGTGCCTCCAGCCTTATGCCATCGACCTTGACGAGCCCTGCCTATGA
- a CDS encoding glycosyltransferase: MIAVIVPAHNEELLLGRCLRALGRAARTVSALGEEVQIVVVLDSCCDASEAVARAHGVELLKVQARNVGQARRAGAALMLERGARWLAFTDADSCVPADWLLCQLAFAADAVCGTVHVETWQAHQDAALRERYLAHYQAREGHRHIHGANLGICARAYEKVGGFQPLPLHEDVQLVNDLQQSGAHIVWTARNSVSTSSRKDCRVRGGFGDFLNNLNGLA, from the coding sequence ATGATTGCCGTGATTGTCCCCGCGCATAACGAAGAACTACTGCTCGGCCGCTGCCTGCGCGCCCTTGGCCGTGCCGCGCGTACGGTGTCGGCGCTGGGTGAAGAGGTGCAGATTGTGGTGGTTTTGGACAGCTGCTGCGATGCCAGCGAGGCCGTCGCCCGCGCCCATGGCGTGGAGCTGCTCAAGGTCCAGGCGCGCAATGTCGGCCAGGCGCGCCGCGCCGGTGCGGCGTTGATGCTCGAGCGTGGCGCACGCTGGCTGGCCTTCACCGATGCCGACAGCTGCGTCCCGGCCGACTGGCTGTTGTGCCAGTTGGCCTTTGCCGCCGATGCGGTGTGCGGCACGGTGCATGTCGAGACCTGGCAAGCCCACCAGGATGCGGCGCTGCGCGAACGCTACCTGGCCCATTACCAGGCCCGCGAAGGCCACCGGCACATACACGGCGCCAACCTCGGCATCTGCGCCCGCGCCTACGAAAAGGTCGGGGGGTTCCAGCCATTGCCGCTGCACGAGGATGTGCAACTGGTCAACGACCTGCAGCAAAGCGGCGCACATATCGTCTGGACCGCGCGCAACAGCGTGTCGACCAGCAGCCGCAAGGACTGCCGGGTGCGCGGCGGCTTCGGGGATTTTCTCAACAACCTGAACGGCCTGGCCTGA
- a CDS encoding serine hydrolase domain-containing protein — protein sequence MDVSWQYLSTPAAEYFSEVLQTTPAQVKNDMRQIFKRLTAQAGPGCVFSVEKQQAFVLEGATGYADIEQRSPLTADSVFNLASVSKQFTAFAIHLLAREGKLSLDDSIRRYVPELGSYADPVTLRHLLHHSGGLPSYEDAAQAQGIADTQPLTQAQALALLAAQKQAEFAPGTEFSYSNSGYFMLSLVVERVSGKSIRRFSQQAIFTPLQMTHTRIVDQYPLDFAVVRGYTRALWGPVKRYESPWEVTGDGQVHSSVRDLMKWGANLHSGKVGGPDLLAVMSRSGPRVARHHEDYAMGLSPRLYKGTRLLEHSGGWAGYATQFMYFPDAQTTVAVLCNEENIDASEYATKIADALALEKWTHPL from the coding sequence ATGGATGTCAGTTGGCAGTATCTGAGTACCCCGGCCGCCGAGTACTTCAGCGAGGTACTGCAGACCACACCTGCCCAGGTCAAGAATGACATGAGGCAGATTTTCAAGCGCCTCACCGCACAGGCTGGCCCCGGCTGTGTCTTCAGTGTGGAAAAACAGCAGGCCTTTGTGCTCGAAGGCGCTACCGGCTATGCCGACATCGAGCAGCGCAGCCCTTTGACTGCCGACTCGGTGTTCAACCTTGCCTCGGTTTCCAAACAATTCACCGCCTTCGCCATTCACTTGCTGGCCCGCGAAGGCAAGTTGTCGCTGGATGACTCTATCCGCCGCTACGTACCTGAGCTGGGCAGTTACGCCGATCCGGTGACCTTGCGCCACCTGCTGCATCACAGCGGTGGCCTGCCCAGCTACGAGGATGCCGCCCAGGCTCAAGGCATCGCCGATACCCAGCCCCTGACCCAGGCCCAGGCACTCGCCTTGCTGGCAGCACAGAAACAGGCGGAGTTTGCCCCCGGCACAGAGTTTTCCTACAGCAACAGCGGGTACTTCATGCTCTCGCTGGTGGTCGAGCGCGTCAGCGGCAAGAGCATCCGGCGCTTTTCCCAGCAGGCGATCTTCACACCGTTGCAGATGACCCATACCCGGATTGTCGACCAGTACCCGCTTGATTTCGCTGTAGTGCGGGGTTATACGCGTGCGCTGTGGGGCCCGGTCAAACGGTATGAGAGCCCGTGGGAGGTGACCGGCGACGGCCAGGTGCATTCCAGCGTACGCGACCTGATGAAATGGGGAGCCAATCTGCACAGCGGCAAAGTGGGCGGCCCCGACCTGCTGGCGGTGATGTCCAGAAGTGGCCCGCGGGTGGCAAGGCACCATGAGGACTACGCCATGGGTTTGTCGCCGCGGCTGTACAAAGGCACGCGCCTGCTCGAACACTCCGGTGGCTGGGCCGGCTATGCAACGCAGTTCATGTACTTTCCGGATGCGCAAACCACCGTTGCAGTGTTGTGCAACGAAGAAAACATCGACGCCAGCGAATACGCCACGAAAATCGCCGACGCGTTGGCGCTCGAAAAGTGGACCCATCCCCTCTAG
- a CDS encoding LysR family transcriptional regulator, with amino-acid sequence MVSLDRFELFCAVVQAGSFTGAAERLQQTRAAVSFSIKQLEAELGVTLLTRTTRRIALTDAGERFYQRCLLLVEDARIAIDEARAEHASLQGSLRITTTVEYGLKVLAPALQAFCRLHPQLSVRLETHTAQVDLVRERFDVAIRLGQAHDSDYRGVCLASYQVRLVLAPGLLAAHGEQLINSPARLAQLPQLVHSRFEQNNRWALVDSKARSSEYVPQGTPLLIADNASILRAFAVQGAGVALLPDWLVADELASGQLLDGLPGYGFAPQSVYALYPSSRHVPRKVRAWIDFIKAHLAQARHIEAVLTPPA; translated from the coding sequence ATGGTCAGCCTCGACCGTTTCGAACTGTTTTGCGCCGTGGTGCAGGCAGGCTCCTTCACCGGCGCCGCCGAGCGCTTGCAGCAAACCCGCGCTGCGGTCAGCTTCAGCATCAAGCAACTGGAAGCTGAATTGGGCGTCACCCTGCTGACCCGCACCACCCGCCGCATCGCCCTGACCGATGCCGGCGAGCGCTTTTACCAGCGTTGCCTGCTGTTGGTCGAAGATGCCCGCATCGCCATCGACGAAGCGCGCGCCGAGCACGCCAGCTTGCAGGGCAGCCTGCGGATTACCACCACGGTCGAGTACGGGCTGAAGGTGCTCGCCCCGGCACTGCAAGCGTTCTGCCGTTTGCACCCGCAACTGAGCGTGCGTCTGGAAACCCACACCGCTCAGGTCGACCTGGTGCGCGAGCGCTTCGATGTCGCCATCCGCCTGGGCCAGGCACACGACTCCGATTACCGTGGCGTATGCCTGGCGAGCTACCAGGTGCGCCTGGTGCTGGCGCCCGGCCTGCTGGCTGCCCACGGCGAGCAGTTGATCAACTCACCCGCGCGCCTGGCCCAGCTGCCGCAACTGGTGCACAGCCGTTTCGAGCAGAACAACCGCTGGGCGCTGGTCGACAGCAAGGCGCGCAGTTCGGAGTATGTCCCTCAGGGCACGCCATTGCTGATCGCCGACAACGCCTCGATCCTGCGTGCCTTTGCCGTGCAGGGCGCAGGCGTGGCGCTGTTGCCGGACTGGCTGGTGGCCGATGAGCTGGCCAGCGGGCAGTTGCTCGATGGGCTGCCCGGCTATGGTTTTGCGCCGCAAAGCGTGTATGCCCTGTATCCGTCCAGCCGCCACGTACCGCGCAAGGTCCGCGCCTGGATCGACTTCATCAAGGCTCACCTTGCCCAAGCGCGCCACATCGAGGCGGTTCTCACGCCACCGGCTTGA
- a CDS encoding MFS transporter — protein MPYRTKVTLVYLLGFTLDLLNMFALNAAYPALGQELHASVAQLSWSSNLYMLGLTLVIPLGTWLATRLGERQTLMLSLALFGLGSALAGSAGSIDSLLVWRLLQGLGGGLLIPVGQAMAYRLYAPEQRHHLTSLVMMVALLVPALSPALGGVVVDQGSWRWIFFAMLPLSLITLALVLAWLPANPPLPAPQPMLELRLLGQPLLRTAMLIYLCVPGVFIGANLVAALYLQQRLGLSATATGALMLPWSAGALAAIAWVRWRFNLSGPKRLLIAGMLIQCAALLWLALPSVAGHQAWLALIFALLGMGSSLCSSSAQSLAFLAIAPAQMGQASALWNLNRQLSFCLGVAVLGAVLNRLLPGDQAFRHTFILAALLTLIPLPLVLKLPGARGLGLTTTTT, from the coding sequence ATGCCCTATCGCACGAAAGTCACCCTGGTCTATCTGCTGGGTTTCACCCTCGACCTGCTCAACATGTTTGCCCTCAACGCCGCCTACCCGGCTCTGGGCCAGGAACTGCACGCCTCGGTGGCGCAACTGAGCTGGAGCAGCAACCTGTACATGCTCGGCCTGACCCTGGTGATCCCGCTGGGCACCTGGCTGGCCACGCGGCTGGGTGAACGGCAAACGCTAATGCTGTCGCTGGCGCTGTTCGGCCTGGGCTCGGCGCTGGCAGGCAGCGCCGGTTCGATCGACAGCCTGCTGGTCTGGCGCCTGCTGCAAGGCCTGGGTGGCGGCCTGCTGATTCCGGTGGGCCAGGCCATGGCTTATCGCCTGTATGCGCCCGAGCAGCGCCACCACCTGACCTCACTGGTGATGATGGTCGCCTTGCTGGTCCCGGCGTTGTCGCCGGCACTGGGCGGGGTGGTAGTCGATCAGGGCTCGTGGCGCTGGATCTTCTTCGCCATGCTGCCGCTGAGCCTGATCACCCTTGCCCTGGTGCTGGCCTGGCTGCCGGCAAACCCGCCGTTGCCTGCGCCGCAGCCAATGCTGGAGTTGCGCCTGCTCGGCCAACCGCTGCTGCGCACGGCGATGCTTATCTACCTGTGCGTGCCAGGCGTGTTCATCGGCGCCAACCTGGTGGCCGCCCTGTACCTACAGCAGCGCCTTGGGCTCAGCGCCACGGCCACCGGCGCCCTGATGCTGCCCTGGTCAGCGGGCGCCCTGGCGGCGATCGCCTGGGTGCGCTGGCGCTTCAACCTGAGCGGCCCCAAGCGCCTGCTGATTGCCGGGATGCTGATCCAGTGCGCCGCCCTGCTGTGGCTGGCCCTGCCCTCAGTTGCCGGGCACCAGGCCTGGCTGGCGCTGATCTTCGCCCTGCTCGGCATGGGCAGCAGCCTGTGCAGCAGCAGCGCGCAAAGCCTGGCGTTCCTGGCCATCGCGCCGGCGCAAATGGGCCAGGCCAGCGCCTTGTGGAACCTCAACCGCCAGCTGAGCTTCTGCCTCGGCGTCGCCGTGCTCGGCGCCGTGCTTAACCGGTTGCTGCCCGGTGACCAGGCGTTCCGGCACACCTTCATCCTCGCCGCGCTGCTGACCCTGATTCCGCTACCGCTGGTGCTGAAACTGCCCGGGGCTCGCGGCCTGGGGCTTACTACCACTACTACTTGA